From the Selenomonas sp. oral taxon 920 genome, the window CGCATAAAACGCCTCATACTGTTCCTCGTTCATTGGACAGTTGATGTATGCCGCATCCCCCTTCCCATAACGAGAGGCACGATATGCGTGCATCATGTCAATGCTTGAAGCAGTTACAAGAGGAGCGGCGGCATCGTAGAAATAGAAGGAGTCATTGCCAAGCAATGCGGCAATCTCAGCAGAGAGCGCTCCATCCGTCAGCGGGCCCGAGGCGATGATGACGATCGCCTCATCCGTGGAGGGAATCTGTGTAATTTCTTCATGCTGTACCGTGATATTCGAATGCTGCTTGATACGCGCCGTAACATAGTCGCTGAATTTGGTACGGTCAACAGCGAGAGCACCGCCCGCAGGAACAGCAGTTGCGTCGGCTGCCTGCATGATGAGTGAGCGCATGCGGCGCATCTCCTCTTTGAGTACGCCTACAGCATTTTCAAGGCCTGCACCGCGCAGGGAATTGCTGCACACAAGTTCGGCGAAGCCGTCTGTCTTATGTGCGGGAGTGCTGCGCAGGGGGCGCATTTCAAAAAGCGTCACCTGCGCGCCGTGTTCCGCCGCCTGCCATGCCGCTTCACTTCCGGCAAGACCCGCACCAATAACGATGACCTTCTTCATGCACGCGTTCCCTTGCGGCGCGTTGTTTTCTTCACCGATCTCCCCTTCTCCACTGTATTTTCCGCGCCGGACTCTTTCGCCTGAGCACGCTCCTTCTGCCGTGCAAGCTCCTTTTCAATGGGACTGCCAATACGCGAACTGCAGGCCTCGTTGCTGCAGTAGAGGATGCTGCGCCCCGTGCGGTAGCGATGTTTCTGCATGAAGGAGCCGCATACCTTGCAGTTTTCCTTCTGCGGCTCATCCCATGTTGTATAGTCACAGTCCGGATAGCGATCGCAGCCAAAGAATGCACGCCCGCGCCGACTCTTGCGTTCGACGATCTTGCCGCCGCATTTCGGACAGGCAACCCCCGTGTCACGCAGAAGAGGCTTTGCGTTTCGGCAGTCCGGAAAACCGGGGCACGCGAGGAATTTTCCGAAACGCCCCTGCTTGACGACCATCATGCGTCCACATTTATCGCATGGGATGTCTGTGACCTCGTCGGGCACCTCCACTTCACCGATCACATCCTCTGCCTTTTTCAGTGTCTCCTCGAACGGATCATAGAATTTTCGGAGCAGATCGTTCTTATCGAGCGTGCCGTCTGCGACCTCGTCAAGTTCCCCTTCCAGATTTGCCGTAAATTTTACATCCACAATGTCCTTGAAGTATTCCTCCAGAAGATCCGTGACGATGAAGCCGAGTTCAGTCGGACGAAACTGCTTTTCTCGGCGCTCGACATAGCCACGCTTCTGTATCGTCTCGATGATGGGCGCATAGGTGCTCGGACGGCCAATTCCCATCTCCTCCAGTGTCTTTACAATCGACGCGTCGTTGTAGCGCGGCGGCGGCTCCGTAAAATGCTGCTCCGGCTTCAGCTCAGCGAGTGCAAGTGTGTCACCCGTCTCGAGTTCCGGCAGAAGTGTGTCCTTCTCCTTCTTCGAAATCTCTGCGCCGACATAGACGGCGGTATAGCCCTTGAACCTCAGCTTTGACCCGTGTGCGCGCAGCTGATAGTCTCCCGCTGCAATCTGTGCAGCAATCGTGTCATAGACAGCGGCCGCCATCTGACTCGCCGCAAAGCGCTGCCAGATGAGCGTATAAAGGCGCAGCTGATCGCGGTTCAGATAGGATTCCAACTCCGCAGGTATCCGCAGAATGCTCGTCGGTCGAATTGCCTCGTGTGCGTCCTGTGCTTTCTTTCCCATTGCATAGATATTCGGACGCGGCGGGATATATTCTTTGCCGTACTCCTCACTAAGATAGCTTCTCGCCTCATCGACGGCAAGATTCGAAATGCGCGTAGAGTCCGTTCTCATGTAGGTGATGAGACCGGTTGCACCGTGCCGTCCCAGTACAACCCCCTCGTAGAGCTGCTGGGCAATCATCATTGTGCGGCCGGAGGTAAAGCCAAGCTTGCGGGCGGCATCCTGCTGAAGCGAGCTGGTCGTAAAAGGCGGCGCTGCCTTCTTGCGTCGTTCGCTGCGCCTTACCTCCTTGACCGTAAAGTTTTGCCGTACGAGATCATCGGTCAGTATCTTTGTCTGTGCCTCACTGTGCAGTGCAATTTTCTTTCCGTGGGCATGTGTGACATCCGCCGTAAAGGTGTTCTTTCCCTTTTTCAGCTTTGCCTCAACTGTCCAGTACTCCTCGGACTGGAATGCGTCGATCTCACGCTCTCGATCGCAGATGAGGCGCACCGTCACCGACTGTACACGTCCAGCAGACAGCCCCTTGCGCACCTTTCGCCAGAGCAGCGGCGACAACTTGTACCCCACAATGCGATCCAGCATACGACGCGCCTGCTGTGCGTCGACCTGCTCCATATAAATGGGACGCGGATGCTGTACCGCCTCCTCAATTGCGGGCTTCGTGATCTCATGAAAGACGATCCGGCAATCCTTTTCCGGATCAATGCCTAGGATGAACGCGAGATGCCATGCAATCGCCTCTCCCTCACGATCTGGATCGCTTGCGAGATAGATCTTATCCACGTTCTTGGCATCCTTTTTGAGTGCACGGATCAGATCGCCCTTGCCGCGTACATTGATGTATTTTGGAGAAAATTCATTTTCGACATCAATGCCGAACTGACTCTTCGGCAAGTCGCGCAGATGCCCCATCGAAGCTCTTACAATGTAGTTATTCCCAAGATGGCGCTCAATAGTCTTTGCCTTTGCAGGAGACTCAACGATGACAAGAATTTTAGGTGATGATTTCTTTTCCGAGGTTTTGGCATTTTTGGAGCTCTTCGCTTTAGAGGTTTTCGTTTTCGGTGCAGATGTCAGCGTAGCCAATCCATCAGTTCCTTTCAGCACGGCGATAGGCGTGCATTTCATTTTCTGTAATAATTCCCTTGAGCTGCATTTGAAGCAGGAGCAGCGGGATATTTGCCGTAATATGCTCCGGCACACTGTCCACGATCTCATCCATGCTGAGCGCATGGTCAAAGGACAATACCTGATAAATACGAGTTTCTTCCGGTGTCAGCTGTTCGTGTACAGGACGGCGTGGAGGCTCGGCGAGACGCATTTCCTCCAAGATTTCCTGCGGGGACTCCACCAAGCGCGCTCCCATGCGAATCAAATTATGGCAGCCGCTGCTCTGCGGTGAGTATATGCTGCCGGGAATCGCATAGACATCCCGTCCCTCACTCAGCGACATCTCTGCCGTAATCAGTGAACCGCTGCGCCGTGCCGCCTCAACGACCAACGTCCCCTCAGAGAGTCCGCTGATGATGCGGTTGCGTGCAGGGAAAAATGCGGGCAGCGGCTGTGTTCCCGGGGCATACTCCGAAATGACGGCACCGCCGGTCTCGATGATCTGCACGAGCAATCGGCGGTTCTCGGGCGGGTAGGCAATGTCCACACCGCAGCCGAGTACCGCGACCGTCCTGCCGCTGCGCAGCGCTCCGCGGTGTGCACGTGTATCAATACCACGCGCCGCTCCACTGACGACGGTGACACCTGTCGCCGCCAGCCGTTCGGCAAACTCCATCGCTGCGGCTTCTCCATAGGCGGTAAATTTACGTGCACCGACGATCCCGATCCGGCGTGCATCCGAAACGAGCATGCCACGGTAATAGAGAACGAGCGGTGGGTCAAAGATTTCACGCAGCACAATCGGGTAAAGTGCTTCATCGATCGTGACAACGGCGACATCCTGCCGCGCGCAGTCCGCCTCAATTCGTTCGGGCAAATCGGGATGTGCAGCAATATGCCGTACAAGCTCCTCTACAAGCGCATCAGAAAGAATCCCCGTGGCTCGAAGCGCTCCTGCAGACATCGACCAGATCTCCTGTGCCCGTGGAACGGCAGCACAAAGACGGCGCATACGAACACTGCCGATATGGCGACACTGCAAGAGCGCCGCTAAATACCATTGATCATCCATGGCGATACGCTCCCCATATTACATAAATTCATATAAGATTGCAACCCGAAGCAATCATTTGCTTCTTAATTATATAGATCGTTATCGCGGAAACAATTTATCACCGAATACATAGTATAGCATGAGAAAAATGAGAAGGCAAAGGAACAGATCGGACATGACACACTCCTATAAAAAAAGAGGGGCTATGCCCCTCCCAGATTTTGCATATCACATAATGCGACGCGCTCCAATATAGCACGCACCCCAGTAGCCGCCGTACAGGTTGTCAATTGCGACGCCACGACTGGACGAGGCATTGATAAAATTGCCGTCGCCGAGATAGATGCCCACATGCGACGGTCCGTATTCATACGTAGAGAAGAACACAAGATCGCCCGGTACCATCTCCGAGGAGGAGACTGGATAGCCGACATCGTACTGTGCATCAGCCGTACGCGGGAGATAGATGCCCGCATTGGCAAAGACATAGCGCACAAATCCCGAGCAGTCAAAGCCAGACGGTGTCGTACCGCCGAAGGAGTACGGAACCCCGATGTACTGCATCGAGTCAGAGATGACGCGGCGTACAATGTAGTTGGAACCGCGGCTGACCTGCGGCATCGATTTTCCAAGAAGTGCCTGATACGTCGATGGACCTACCATCCCATCGACTGCGAGCCCCTGCGCCGCCTGGAATTCCTTCACTGCCTCCGCCGTCGCAGGGCCAAAATCGCCGTCTGCAACAACGTCATAACCAAAGCTGGAGAGCTGTCCTTGGATCTCAGCCACATCCGTTCCCTGGTCACCTAGCTGGAACGACTCTGCACTCGCAACAGCTGCGGAGCAGAGAAGCATTGCGGATAATGCAAGAATCTTGATTTTCTTTCGCAAGCAAACACTTCCTTCCAACGATACCGGAGGATTCCGCCGGTATATCAAAATGCTTCGAAAACATTGGCTGTGAGAAACCAATAAGCCGAGTTCTGTTCCGTCATTGTGACGGCGACAATCATTTATCTGGGACGCCTGTTGCCAGACGCCTCGAGCGACACTACCCGGAAGGTCGACGGGCCGCCTTAGCCCTTCCCTATTTGGTCTTGCTCCATGTGGGGTTTACCCAAGCCGACCGGTCACCCGGCCGCTGGTGCGCTCTTACCGCACCTTTCCACCCTTACCGATCAGATCGGCGGTTTAAATTTCTATGGCACTGTCCCTGAGGTCACCCTCGCTGGACGTTATCCAGCACACTGCCCTGTGGAGCTCGGACTTTCCTCGCCCAGTCAAAATAGAATGGACGCGATTGTCTCGGTTTCTCATACCAACGCGAAGATTATACCACATATGGGGCACAGGTGTCAAAATCCACCCAAGGCCTTGTGCCACATGGGGTGAACGGAATACCTACGAACAGGAAATCCCTTTTATGAGAAATTCTTTTATAAATTTTAATTGTTTTCCCACGCCTTCGCAATAATCTCCTCGATGCTGCAAAGCTTATTCTCATGCAAATAGCGTCCCAATCCGTCACAGATCTTCATGGTAACGGAGGGATCGACGAAGTTCGCCGTGCCGACCGCAATCGCAGATGCACCCGCAAGGAAGAATTCAACCGCATCCTCCCACGAGGAAATCCCGCCCATCCCGATGACGGGAACGTGAACAACGTGTGCCACGTCCCAAACCATGCGCACGGCAACCGGCTTCACAGCAGGACCCGAGAGCCCTCCCGTGCGGTTGCCAAGGACGGGACGGCGGCAATGGATGTCGATCTGCATTCCGATGAGCGTGTTGATGAGCGAGATTGCATCTGCCCCCGCCTCCTCGACGGCAAGTGCCATCTCCGTAATGCTCGTGACATTAGGCGAGAGCTTTGCAATGACGGGCTTTTCGGACGCCGACACCACCGCACGTACGACGTCTGCCGCCGCACGCGGGTCTGTGCCAAAGACGATGCCGCCCTCCCTGACGTTCGGGCAGGAGATGTTAATCTCGAGCGCGGCAACGCCGTCGACATTGAGCCGTCGTGCAATTTCCGCATAGTCCTCGACGGAGCTTCCCGATATGTTGACGATGACATTCATGCCGTACGGTCGGATGCGCGGCAGGATTTCCGTCAGGAAGTGCTCCACGCCGGGATTTTCGAGCCCGATGCAGTTGAGCATCCCCTGTGGTGTCTCTGCGATGCGTACGCCCTCGTTCCCACGCCGTGGAGTGAGTGTCGTTCCCTTCACCATGACGCCGCCGAGACGCGCGAGGTCGACAAAATCCGCAAACTCCTCGCCGAAGCCGAACGTCCCCGATGCCGTTAGGACTGGGGTTCTCATCTCAATGCCGGCGATATTCGTGCGCAGGAGATCATCATACGGATAGTTTACTGTACTAGGAGGCATAGTACACCTCCCCCGCCGGGAAAACAGGGCCGTCCTTGCAGACCTTACGTCGGCCGCTTTTCGTGTCCACAGCGCATGACAGGCACGCGCCAAGTCCGCATGCCATGCGCTTTTCAAGCGAAACCTCGCAGGGAATCCCGTATTCGCTCGCAATCCCGGCGACGCGCTCCATCATAACGGGAGGTCCGCAGACCGCAACGCCGTCATACGTTCCGCCTTTCAATAATTCCGGCAGGAGCGTTGTCACAAAGCCCTGCGTGCCATATGAACCATCGTCCGTCGTGATGAAGCATTCACGCACATGGGGGCGATAAATGTCCGCCCAGAAAACTTCTTCCTTTGTGCGCCCCCCCATCAGAACGGAGACATTTGGATGCTCTGCCGCAAAAAATAGGAGTGGGGTGAGTCCCATGCCTCCGCCGACGAGGAGCGGGTGGTCCAGCGCGGTATCGAAGCCGCGTCCCAGAGGCCCGAGGACGGAGACATCTGACCCCGCCGCCGCTCCTGCAAGAGTCTCCGTACCACGCCCCACCTGACGGTAGATGAGGCGAATCCACTCATCCGTGCGCGAAACCTCCGCAATGCCGAGCGGACGGCGCAGAAATCCGCCGTCCGCCGGTACGGAGATCTGCACGAACTGCCCCGGCAGGGCCGTTTGTGCAATTTGCGGAGCGGCGAGCGTCAGTATATCGACACCCGCAATCGGTGCTTCGTGGGAAAGAATCCGTGCCTCCTCGATTACCTTAGGCAAGATCATCCCCTCCGCCGACATAATCCTGAATCGCGAGTGTATAGACCAGACGGCGATTGCGCATAAACTCAAGCACGCGCAGCACCTCCCATGCCGTATCAAGTGAGGTGAGACAGGCAATGCCGTGCTCCACCGTGGCGCGGCGGATCTTGAAGCCGTCACGGGCGGAGTGCTTGCCCTGTGTCAGTGTATTGATGACCATGTTGATCCTGCCGCTCTTAATCATCTCAATGATGTCCGAGCTGCGCTCATGCACCTTGCCGACCACCTCCACATCAATTCCGAGCGAGGCAATCGCCTTTGCCGTTCCCTCCGTCGCCACAATATCGAAGTTGAATTCGGAGAATGCCTTGGCGAGCTGTTTAAGCTCCTCCTTGTCCTTGTTCGCTACTGTAAAGAGGAGGCAGCCCCTCGTTGGGATGTTGAGACCAGAGCCGACAATTGCCTTGTAAAGTGCCCGTGCATAGTGGTAGTCCACGCCCATGACCTCGCCCGTTGACTTCATCTCAGGTCCAAGAGAAATGTCGACATCCGTCATCTTTGCGAACGAGAAAACGGGAGCCTTGACCGCAACATAGGGACGCGGCGGAATCAGCCCCGAATGGAAGCCGAGTTCCTTTAGGGTCGCCCCCATTGCGACCTGTGTCGCGAGACCGACCATGTTGACGTTCGTGATCTTGGACAGGAACGGCACGGTACGGCTCGAGCGCGGGTTGACCTCGATGATAAAGACCTCATCGCGTGCGACAACAAACTGGATGTTGAGCAGCCCCTTGACATGGAGCGCGACGGCAAGCCGTTTTGTATAGTCGATAATGGTGTAGATCACGCGTGCGGGCAGCGTCTGCGGCGGATAGACTGCGATGCTGTCGCCCGAGTGGACGCCGGCACGCTCGATGTGCTCCATAATTCCGGGGATGACGACATCCACACCATCGGAAATGGCATCGACCTCGACCTCGGTTCCCTGCATATAGCGGTCGACAAGGACGGGATGATCGGGCGTGACCTTGACCGCACGGCTCATATAGTCGCGCAGTTCTTCCTCGTTATAGACAATCTCCATCGCGCGCCCGCCAAGGACGTAAGAGGGACGCACCATGACAGGGTAGCCGATGCGCGTCGCACCTGCGACAGCATCCTCGAGATTTGTCACGCTGATCCCCTCGGGGCGCGAAATCCCCGTCTGCGTCAGCACCTCGTCGAATCGCTCACGATCCTCGGAGCGGTCAATGTCATTGACGGACGTGCCGTAGACACGAAGTCCTGCACGTTCAAGTTCCGCCGCGAGATTGATTGCGGTCTGTCCGCCGAACTGGACAATGACACCGTCCGGCTTCTCCTTGTCGACGATGTTGAGCACATCCTCCACCGTCAGCGGCTCGAAATAAAGACGGTCGGAGATGTCAAAGTCCGTGCTGACCGTCTCGGGGTTGTTGTTGATGATAATCGCCTCAATGCCCATCTCGCGCAGGGCCCAGACGGAGTGCACCGAGCAGTAGTCGAACTCGACCCCCTGCCCGATGCGGATGGGGCCGGAGCCGAGCACGATCACCTTTTTCCGATGAGAGACCGTGACCTCGTCCTCCGTTCCACGAAACGTGGAATAATAGTACGGCGTCATCGCCTCGAACTCGGCGGCACAGGTGTCCACCATCTTGTAGCACGGAAGAATGTTGTGCGTACGGCGCATCGTACGGATCTCATCGCGTGTCTTCTTCGTCAGCTCGGCAATGGAGACATCGGCAAGCCCGACCCATTTTGCCGCTGCGAGCAGCTTCGGTGTGAGCGGAGCAGAGGCAAGCTGATTCTCCACATCCGTGATATGCTTGAGCTTGTGGATAAACCATTTGTCCACCTTCGTGATGTCCGAGATGGCATCGACCGTCAGCTTCCCGCGCCGCAGGGCTTCGGCAATGACAAAGATGCGCTCGTCATTGACGAGGGCAAGCTGCTTTTCCACACGCTCATCGTCCCACTCGACAAAGCGGTCGATGTGAAGACGGTTGACCCCAATCTCAAGTGAGCGCACCGCTTTGAGAATTGCTCCTTCAAAGCTGCGGTCAATCGACATAACCTCGCCTGTTGCCTTCATCTGTGTGCCGAGTGTATGGTCAGCGTAGATGAATTTATCGAATGGCCAGCGTGGGAACTTCACAACGCAGTAGTCAATCGTCGGCTCGAAGCACGCCTTTGTCTTCTTTGTAACCGAGTTGACAATCTCATCCAGCGTGTAGCCAATCGCAATTTTCGAGGATACCTTTGCAATCGGATAGCCCGTCGCCTTGGACGCGAGTGCCGAGGAGCGGCTGACACGGGGATTGACCTCAATGACATAGTATTTATTGCTCTTCGTATCGAGCGCATACTGGGCGTTGCAGCCCCCTTCAATGCCGAGCTCACGAATGATGCGAAGGCTCGCGCTGCGGAGCATTTGATACTCGTGATCCGTCAGTGTTTGTGCAGGAGCAACAACAATACTGTCACCTGTATGAACACCGACGGGATCAAAATTCTCCATGCTGCAAACGGTGATGCAGTTGTCATTGCCGTCACGGATGACCTCAAACTCGATTTCCTTCCATCCGGCAACGCTGCGCTCGATGAGTACCTGCCCAATCATCGAGTAGTTAAGCCCCTTGATAACGGTTGCAATGAGCTCTTCCTCATTCTCGGCAATACCACCGCCTGTACCGCCCATTGTATACGCAGGACGTACGATGACAGGATATCCGATGGTATTTGCAAATTCGACAGCTGAATGAACATCTTCGACAATCGTGCTCTCTGGAATTGGTTCGCCGAGTTTCTCCATCGTCTCTTTGAATCGCTCACGATCCTCCGCCTTCTCGATTGCTTCCAGCGAAGTTCCGAGCAGTTCCACGCCGTGCTGTGCGAGAACTCCCTTCTCGGCAAGCTGCACGGCGAGGTTTAGTCCTGCCTGCCCGCCAAGCGTTGCCAAGAGACCATCGGGCTTCTCCTTGGCGATAATCTCCTCAAGAAATTCCGGCGTCAGCGGCTCGATGTAGACACGGTCGGCGATGTGTGTATCCGTCATAATGGTTGCGGGGTTGCTGTTGACGAGCACAACCTCGAGACCATCTTCTCGCAGTGCGCGGCACGCCTGCGAGCCCGCATAGTCAAACTCCGCAGCCTGTCCGATGATGATAGGGCCGGAGCCGATGACCATGACCTTCTTCAAATTTTCCTTGCGCGGCATACGTCACTCTCCCTTCATCAAATTCCAGAACTCATCAAAGAGATACATATTGTCGTCCGGTCCCGGCGCAGCTTCCGGATGATACTGCACGGAGAAGATCGGCAGCGACGTATGACGCAGTCCCTCAATCGTATCGTCATTGACATTTGTATGTGTAACAACAAGTGGTGTGCCCGAAAGCGAGGCAGGGTCGACGGCATAGCCGTGGTTCTGTGCAGAGATGTGCACCTTGCCCATCTTGAGATTCTTAACGGGCTGATTGCCGCCGCGATGTCCGAACTTCATCTTGTACGTCTTCGCACCAAACGCAAGCGCGAGCAGCTGATGTCCGAGGCAGATGCCGAAGATCGGCTTCTTTCCCGCGAGCTTACGGACTTCCTCG encodes:
- the topA gene encoding type I DNA topoisomerase yields the protein MKCTPIAVLKGTDGLATLTSAPKTKTSKAKSSKNAKTSEKKSSPKILVIVESPAKAKTIERHLGNNYIVRASMGHLRDLPKSQFGIDVENEFSPKYINVRGKGDLIRALKKDAKNVDKIYLASDPDREGEAIAWHLAFILGIDPEKDCRIVFHEITKPAIEEAVQHPRPIYMEQVDAQQARRMLDRIVGYKLSPLLWRKVRKGLSAGRVQSVTVRLICDREREIDAFQSEEYWTVEAKLKKGKNTFTADVTHAHGKKIALHSEAQTKILTDDLVRQNFTVKEVRRSERRKKAAPPFTTSSLQQDAARKLGFTSGRTMMIAQQLYEGVVLGRHGATGLITYMRTDSTRISNLAVDEARSYLSEEYGKEYIPPRPNIYAMGKKAQDAHEAIRPTSILRIPAELESYLNRDQLRLYTLIWQRFAASQMAAAVYDTIAAQIAAGDYQLRAHGSKLRFKGYTAVYVGAEISKKEKDTLLPELETGDTLALAELKPEQHFTEPPPRYNDASIVKTLEEMGIGRPSTYAPIIETIQKRGYVERREKQFRPTELGFIVTDLLEEYFKDIVDVKFTANLEGELDEVADGTLDKNDLLRKFYDPFEETLKKAEDVIGEVEVPDEVTDIPCDKCGRMMVVKQGRFGKFLACPGFPDCRNAKPLLRDTGVACPKCGGKIVERKSRRGRAFFGCDRYPDCDYTTWDEPQKENCKVCGSFMQKHRYRTGRSILYCSNEACSSRIGSPIEKELARQKERAQAKESGAENTVEKGRSVKKTTRRKGTRA
- the dprA gene encoding DNA-processing protein DprA — translated: MDDQWYLAALLQCRHIGSVRMRRLCAAVPRAQEIWSMSAGALRATGILSDALVEELVRHIAAHPDLPERIEADCARQDVAVVTIDEALYPIVLREIFDPPLVLYYRGMLVSDARRIGIVGARKFTAYGEAAAMEFAERLAATGVTVVSGAARGIDTRAHRGALRSGRTVAVLGCGVDIAYPPENRRLLVQIIETGGAVISEYAPGTQPLPAFFPARNRIISGLSEGTLVVEAARRSGSLITAEMSLSEGRDVYAIPGSIYSPQSSGCHNLIRMGARLVESPQEILEEMRLAEPPRRPVHEQLTPEETRIYQVLSFDHALSMDEIVDSVPEHITANIPLLLLQMQLKGIITENEMHAYRRAERN
- a CDS encoding C40 family peptidase, producing the protein MRKKIKILALSAMLLCSAAVASAESFQLGDQGTDVAEIQGQLSSFGYDVVADGDFGPATAEAVKEFQAAQGLAVDGMVGPSTYQALLGKSMPQVSRGSNYIVRRVISDSMQYIGVPYSFGGTTPSGFDCSGFVRYVFANAGIYLPRTADAQYDVGYPVSSSEMVPGDLVFFSTYEYGPSHVGIYLGDGNFINASSSRGVAIDNLYGGYWGACYIGARRIM
- a CDS encoding dihydroorotate dehydrogenase → MPPSTVNYPYDDLLRTNIAGIEMRTPVLTASGTFGFGEEFADFVDLARLGGVMVKGTTLTPRRGNEGVRIAETPQGMLNCIGLENPGVEHFLTEILPRIRPYGMNVIVNISGSSVEDYAEIARRLNVDGVAALEINISCPNVREGGIVFGTDPRAAADVVRAVVSASEKPVIAKLSPNVTSITEMALAVEEAGADAISLINTLIGMQIDIHCRRPVLGNRTGGLSGPAVKPVAVRMVWDVAHVVHVPVIGMGGISSWEDAVEFFLAGASAIAVGTANFVDPSVTMKICDGLGRYLHENKLCSIEEIIAKAWENN
- a CDS encoding dihydroorotate dehydrogenase electron transfer subunit; translation: MSAEGMILPKVIEEARILSHEAPIAGVDILTLAAPQIAQTALPGQFVQISVPADGGFLRRPLGIAEVSRTDEWIRLIYRQVGRGTETLAGAAAGSDVSVLGPLGRGFDTALDHPLLVGGGMGLTPLLFFAAEHPNVSVLMGGRTKEEVFWADIYRPHVRECFITTDDGSYGTQGFVTTLLPELLKGGTYDGVAVCGPPVMMERVAGIASEYGIPCEVSLEKRMACGLGACLSCAVDTKSGRRKVCKDGPVFPAGEVYYAS
- the carB gene encoding carbamoyl-phosphate synthase large subunit translates to MPRKENLKKVMVIGSGPIIIGQAAEFDYAGSQACRALREDGLEVVLVNSNPATIMTDTHIADRVYIEPLTPEFLEEIIAKEKPDGLLATLGGQAGLNLAVQLAEKGVLAQHGVELLGTSLEAIEKAEDRERFKETMEKLGEPIPESTIVEDVHSAVEFANTIGYPVIVRPAYTMGGTGGGIAENEEELIATVIKGLNYSMIGQVLIERSVAGWKEIEFEVIRDGNDNCITVCSMENFDPVGVHTGDSIVVAPAQTLTDHEYQMLRSASLRIIRELGIEGGCNAQYALDTKSNKYYVIEVNPRVSRSSALASKATGYPIAKVSSKIAIGYTLDEIVNSVTKKTKACFEPTIDYCVVKFPRWPFDKFIYADHTLGTQMKATGEVMSIDRSFEGAILKAVRSLEIGVNRLHIDRFVEWDDERVEKQLALVNDERIFVIAEALRRGKLTVDAISDITKVDKWFIHKLKHITDVENQLASAPLTPKLLAAAKWVGLADVSIAELTKKTRDEIRTMRRTHNILPCYKMVDTCAAEFEAMTPYYYSTFRGTEDEVTVSHRKKVIVLGSGPIRIGQGVEFDYCSVHSVWALREMGIEAIIINNNPETVSTDFDISDRLYFEPLTVEDVLNIVDKEKPDGVIVQFGGQTAINLAAELERAGLRVYGTSVNDIDRSEDRERFDEVLTQTGISRPEGISVTNLEDAVAGATRIGYPVMVRPSYVLGGRAMEIVYNEEELRDYMSRAVKVTPDHPVLVDRYMQGTEVEVDAISDGVDVVIPGIMEHIERAGVHSGDSIAVYPPQTLPARVIYTIIDYTKRLAVALHVKGLLNIQFVVARDEVFIIEVNPRSSRTVPFLSKITNVNMVGLATQVAMGATLKELGFHSGLIPPRPYVAVKAPVFSFAKMTDVDISLGPEMKSTGEVMGVDYHYARALYKAIVGSGLNIPTRGCLLFTVANKDKEELKQLAKAFSEFNFDIVATEGTAKAIASLGIDVEVVGKVHERSSDIIEMIKSGRINMVINTLTQGKHSARDGFKIRRATVEHGIACLTSLDTAWEVLRVLEFMRNRRLVYTLAIQDYVGGGDDLA